One window from the genome of Helicoverpa zea isolate HzStark_Cry1AcR chromosome 6, ilHelZeax1.1, whole genome shotgun sequence encodes:
- the LOC124631322 gene encoding uncharacterized protein LOC124631322 isoform X1, translated as MELRRHRTGGTSFLTFWIFLLQMLGSARRGAEGHGRLMDPPARNSMWRFGFPNPVNYNDNELFCGGYAVQWEQNEGKCGVCGDAHHMPEPRPHEAGGMYGKGIVTRHYSVGQEIEVEVELTANHLGTFVMKLCPNNNPKQEATQECFDRFPLYVSETREDRFLIPLDTAKKEIFRYRVRLPPYITCTQCVLQWTYYTGNMWGVCANGTEAVGCGRSETFRNCADVSVVTSTGGLPPAFAGDLRRDYPFLLYYRDYNMPRNVYPLVVRQKLMDIRKESYVISNDIDTESVEEFVPPIIRDQVCVPSKAFRKLPGMLSWCQTNCLRYPPNCPEELCTCPQVCEAIGELEGREGADVYCMDQCIVYPPHCPANRCSCY; from the exons aTGGAGTTAAGGCGACACAGAACGGGCGGCACTTCTTTCCTCACATTCTGGATATTCTTGCTACAG ATGTTAGGTAGCGCGCGCCGTGGTGCCGAAGGTCACGGGCGGTTGATGGACCCACCAGCTCGCAACTCCATGTGGCGGTTCGGTTTCCCCAATCCCGTCAATTATAATGACAACGAGCTCTTCTGCGGGGGATATGCTG TCCAGTGGGAGCAGAACGAAGGTAAATGCGGGGTATGTGGAGACGCCCACCACATGCCCGAGCCTCGGCCCCACGAAGCTGGTGGTATGTACGGGAAAGGTATTGTCACCAGGCATTACAGTGTCGGCCAG GAAATCGAAGTAGAAGTGGAGTTGACTGCAAACCATCTCGGGACGTTCGTAATGAAGTTGTGCCCAAACAATAATCCCAAGCAAGAAGCCACCCAGGAATGCTTTGACAG ATTCCCATTGTATGTATCGGAAACGAGAGAAGATAGGTTCCTCATCCCATTGGACACTGCCAAGAAAGAGATCTTCAGGTATCGGGTGCGGTTGCCTCCTTACATCACATGCACGCAGTGTGTGCTACAGTGGACTTATTATACTG GAAATATGTGGGGAGTGTGTGCCAATGGCACAGAGGCAGTTGGATGTGGTCGCTCAGAGACATTTAGGAACTGCGCTGATGTCAGCGTGGTGACCAGCACCGGTGGTCTTCCTCCTGCCTTCGCTGGAGACCTCAGGAGGGACTATCCCTTCTTACTGTACTACAGGGACTATAACATGCCCAGAAATGTCTACCCTCTCGTCGTCAG ACAAAAACTGATGGATATCCGAAAGGAATCGTACGTTATTAG CAACGATATTGATACAGAATCTGTGGAGGAATTTGTTCCACCGATCATTAG GGACCAAGTATGTGTGCCGAGTAAAGCCTTCAGAAAGCTCCCTGGTATGCTGAGCTGGTGCCAGACGAACTGTCTGCGGTACCCGCCCAACTGTCCTGAAGAGTTGTGTACTTGCCC GCAAGTGTGCGAAGCTATCGGCGAGCTGGAAGGTCGCGAGGGAGCTGACGTTTACTGCATGGACCAGTGCATCGTGTACCCCCCACATTGTCCCGCAAACCGGTGCAGCTGCTACTAG
- the LOC124631322 gene encoding uncharacterized protein LOC124631322 isoform X2, whose product MELRRHRTGGTSFLTFWIFLLQMLGSARRGAEGHGRLMDPPARNSMWRFGFPNPVNYNDNELFCGGYAVQWEQNEGKCGVCGDAHHMPEPRPHEAGGMYGKGIVTRHYSVGQEIEVEVELTANHLGTFVMKLCPNNNPKQEATQECFDRFPLYVSETREDRFLIPLDTAKKEIFRYRVRLPPYITCTQCVLQWTYYTGNMWGVCANGTEAVGCGRSETFRNCADVSVVTSTGGLPPAFAGDLRRDYPFLLYYRDYNMPRNVYPLVVSNDIDTESVEEFVPPIIRDQVCVPSKAFRKLPGMLSWCQTNCLRYPPNCPEELCTCPQVCEAIGELEGREGADVYCMDQCIVYPPHCPANRCSCY is encoded by the exons aTGGAGTTAAGGCGACACAGAACGGGCGGCACTTCTTTCCTCACATTCTGGATATTCTTGCTACAG ATGTTAGGTAGCGCGCGCCGTGGTGCCGAAGGTCACGGGCGGTTGATGGACCCACCAGCTCGCAACTCCATGTGGCGGTTCGGTTTCCCCAATCCCGTCAATTATAATGACAACGAGCTCTTCTGCGGGGGATATGCTG TCCAGTGGGAGCAGAACGAAGGTAAATGCGGGGTATGTGGAGACGCCCACCACATGCCCGAGCCTCGGCCCCACGAAGCTGGTGGTATGTACGGGAAAGGTATTGTCACCAGGCATTACAGTGTCGGCCAG GAAATCGAAGTAGAAGTGGAGTTGACTGCAAACCATCTCGGGACGTTCGTAATGAAGTTGTGCCCAAACAATAATCCCAAGCAAGAAGCCACCCAGGAATGCTTTGACAG ATTCCCATTGTATGTATCGGAAACGAGAGAAGATAGGTTCCTCATCCCATTGGACACTGCCAAGAAAGAGATCTTCAGGTATCGGGTGCGGTTGCCTCCTTACATCACATGCACGCAGTGTGTGCTACAGTGGACTTATTATACTG GAAATATGTGGGGAGTGTGTGCCAATGGCACAGAGGCAGTTGGATGTGGTCGCTCAGAGACATTTAGGAACTGCGCTGATGTCAGCGTGGTGACCAGCACCGGTGGTCTTCCTCCTGCCTTCGCTGGAGACCTCAGGAGGGACTATCCCTTCTTACTGTACTACAGGGACTATAACATGCCCAGAAATGTCTACCCTCTCGTCGTCAG CAACGATATTGATACAGAATCTGTGGAGGAATTTGTTCCACCGATCATTAG GGACCAAGTATGTGTGCCGAGTAAAGCCTTCAGAAAGCTCCCTGGTATGCTGAGCTGGTGCCAGACGAACTGTCTGCGGTACCCGCCCAACTGTCCTGAAGAGTTGTGTACTTGCCC GCAAGTGTGCGAAGCTATCGGCGAGCTGGAAGGTCGCGAGGGAGCTGACGTTTACTGCATGGACCAGTGCATCGTGTACCCCCCACATTGTCCCGCAAACCGGTGCAGCTGCTACTAG
- the LOC124631309 gene encoding tumor protein p63-regulated gene 1-like protein isoform X3: protein MSDLLDEDLEFRGGTLQLSTDTSVADVSENARGPEEQANSAAAPPDDNQAVFPRYDVPFDKENIKDFFTFRKGVVDTAIQECITALLFPEDGEYLGSWLLTEITLWDNEKERIVLLTSRLVMTIKYDFIAMKQLDFKKTYLDDLDTIVIGELVYPPSSLVPRLNGIASGVTTVVKDCVIDRLCRRPSHEDADHQNSRLFDPKYFEPRERHLRGVRLMWNKGEPVPLKTVWNPFSQDVPFLTYASHPIFWHKEGTAEEKSTYDMETFALKLQRAIENMTSSACCIHHSPIVIQSYVGVTSLLHNKTGMGFFKVRGKFSF, encoded by the exons ATGAGTGATTTATTGGATGAAGACTTGGAGTTCCGCGGCGGTACCTTGCAGCTGTCGACGGACACGAGCGTGGCCGATGTTTCTGAAA ATGCCAGAGGTCCCGAGGAGCAGGCAAACTCAGCAGCGGCTCCACCCGATGACAACCAGGCAGTATTTCCTCGTTACGATGTCCCATTTGACAAAGAGAATATCAAAGACTTCTTTACCTTCCGTAAAGGAGTTGTGGACACAGCTATTCAGGAGTGTATCACGGCACTCTTATTCCCCGAGGATGGAGAGTACTTAGGATCCTGGTTGTTGACAGA GATAACTCTATGGGACAATGAAAAGGAGAGGATTGTGCTTCTCACATCAAGATTGGTGATGACGATCAAATATGACTTCATTGCCATGAAGCAGCTGGACTTCAAGAAGACGTACTTGGATGACCTGGATACTATCGTTATCGGGGAGCTGGTTTATCCTCCATCATCCTTAGTTCC TCGCCTGAACGGCATCGCAAGTGGTGTGACGACGGTCGTCAAAGACTGCGTCATAGACCGCCTCTGCCGCCGACCCTCTCACGAAGACGCCGACCATCAGAACAGTAGACTGTTCGATCCCAAGTATTTTGAACCTAG AGAGCGCCACCTCCGTGGCGTGCGACTGATGTGGAACAAAGGTGAGCCAGTGCCGCTGAAAACCGTGTGGAACCCCTTCAGCCAAGATGTGCCGTTCCTCACCTACGCCTCACACCCTATCTTCTGGCATAAAG AGGGAACAGCCGAAGAAAAATCAACATACGACATGGAAACTTTCGCCCTCAAACTGCAAAGGGCTATAGAGAACATGACATCTTCAGCTTGCTGCATACACCACTCCCCTATAGTCATACAAAGCTACGTGGGAGTCACCTCTCTCCTACACAACAAGACTGGTATGGGCTTCTTCAAGGTCAGGGGCAAATTCAGCTTCTAA
- the LOC124630936 gene encoding uncharacterized protein LOC124630936 codes for MFLKVNLSLQKQLITARLMEISLKVDDHIYRQKLISDLDAELYLKEVGSYKPQCSGDERSLQVIEKLIRCMKAIIIDHQEQRGDSHEEPNMREGSSSPVYSMPDEDRTYLTQPVEGGINVTEPNNDVEIIDLVDSDDEGNHEADNATAESSRLNVEVDLHRGMSSLSLKDTEQLDTTVDINCSQSILNNFEGVVNEIHLEKTTVPSDVMVNINAKAKAVDFIRTDKEVFLHNYKTPIVEQRHTDNLKIMDHLTKTSNATKTHYTPESTLTVITNQPKIIKTTTNVLTMNPIEKYNNNTSATDISDTQRQTWYDSNKTCSINNFGQASETQLTHAFERVGQKIISTAQNVLDLNTGVPINTYRGIDNTRQSNTPETLINKENSENVKKKRCPRKKVTNEVEVKPKNRRGPKPKEHSKIGSKKNKSVPIYNKNVENDLSWVENIRYVREIKEDENETQLNIEESFWCNYYLPNNWNDNDFLY; via the exons ATGTTCTTAAAAGTAAATCTATCATTACAGAAGCAGCTAATAACAGCAAGGCTTATGGAAATCAGCCTCAAAGTAGACGACCACATTTATAGGCAGAAGCTGATATCGGATCTCGATGCTGAACTGTATTTGAAAGAGGTGGGCTCATACAAACCGCAATGTAGTGGAGACGAGCGCTCGTTGCAG GTAATCGAAAAATTAATCAGATGTATGAAAGCAATTATTATAGACCATCAAGAACAAAGAGGCGATAGTCATGAAGAACCGAACATGCGTGAGGGTTCTTCATCACCAGTGTACTCCATGCCAGATGAGGATAGAACCTACCTTACTCAACCTGTCGAAGGTGGTATCAACGTCACAGAACCAAATAATGATGTGGAGATTATAGATTTAGTTGATAGCGATGATGAAGGAAACCATGAAGCTGATAATGCAACAGCGGAAAGTTCTAGATTAAATGTCGAAGTTGATTTACACAGAGGTATGTCCAGTCTATCTCTGAAAGATACAGAACAACTAGATACAACTGTTGATATTAATTGTTCGCAGAGCATACTCAATAACTTTGAAGGCGTGGTAAACGAAATACATCTGGAAAAAACTACCGTTCCTTCTGATGTAATGGTCAATATTAATGCAAAAGCTAAAGCAGTTGATTTTATTCGGACTGACAAAGAAGTGTTTTTACACAATTATAAAACACCTATTGTTGAACAGCGACATACtgataatttgaaaattatggATCATTTAACCAAAACATCAAATGCTACCAAAACTCACTATACCCCTGAATCAACACTGACTGTGATTACCAATCAACCaaagataataaaaactacaactaACGTTTTAACGATGAATCCAATagaaaaatacaacaataatacatctGCTACTGATATTTCTGATACACAAAGACAGACTTGGTATGATTCAAATAAAACctgttcaataaataattttggccAAGCTAGTGAAACACAGCTTACACATGCTTTTGAACGTGTTGGTCAAAAGATTATAAGCACAGCTCAAAATGTACTCGATTTAAATACAGGCGTACCAATCAATACTTATAGGGGAATAGATAATACAAGGCAATCAAACACTCCtgaaacattaattaataaagaaaattctGAGAACGTCAAAAAGAAAAGATGCCCACGTAAGAAGGTTACAAATGAAGTAGAAGTCAAACCTAAAAATAGAAGAGGTCCTAAACCAAAAGAACATAGTAAAATAGgctcaaagaaaaacaaaagtgtaccaatatataacaaaaatgtAGAAAATGATTTGTCCTGGGTGGAAAATATAAGATACGTGAGAGAAATTAAAGAAGATGAAAATGAGACTCAATTGAATATAGAAGAATCTTTTTGGTGCAATTATTATCTACCCAACAATTGGAATGacaatgattttttgtattag
- the LOC124631309 gene encoding tumor protein p63-regulated gene 1-like protein isoform X1, whose translation MSDLLDEDLEFRGGTLQLSTDTSVADVSESNRNNTHDNTARRKPPTGVNPSVLSGANSLTSSTSSFADARGPEEQANSAAAPPDDNQAVFPRYDVPFDKENIKDFFTFRKGVVDTAIQECITALLFPEDGEYLGSWLLTEITLWDNEKERIVLLTSRLVMTIKYDFIAMKQLDFKKTYLDDLDTIVIGELVYPPSSLVPRLNGIASGVTTVVKDCVIDRLCRRPSHEDADHQNSRLFDPKYFEPRERHLRGVRLMWNKGEPVPLKTVWNPFSQDVPFLTYASHPIFWHKEGTAEEKSTYDMETFALKLQRAIENMTSSACCIHHSPIVIQSYVGVTSLLHNKTGMGFFKVRGKFSF comes from the exons ATGAGTGATTTATTGGATGAAGACTTGGAGTTCCGCGGCGGTACCTTGCAGCTGTCGACGGACACGAGCGTGGCCGATGTTTCTGAAAGTAATCGTAATAATACTCACGATAATACAGCGAGAAGGAAACCCCCGACTGGTGTTAATCCCTCAGTGTTGTCTGGTGCAAATTCCTTGACCTCCTCCACATCTTCCTTTGCCG ATGCCAGAGGTCCCGAGGAGCAGGCAAACTCAGCAGCGGCTCCACCCGATGACAACCAGGCAGTATTTCCTCGTTACGATGTCCCATTTGACAAAGAGAATATCAAAGACTTCTTTACCTTCCGTAAAGGAGTTGTGGACACAGCTATTCAGGAGTGTATCACGGCACTCTTATTCCCCGAGGATGGAGAGTACTTAGGATCCTGGTTGTTGACAGA GATAACTCTATGGGACAATGAAAAGGAGAGGATTGTGCTTCTCACATCAAGATTGGTGATGACGATCAAATATGACTTCATTGCCATGAAGCAGCTGGACTTCAAGAAGACGTACTTGGATGACCTGGATACTATCGTTATCGGGGAGCTGGTTTATCCTCCATCATCCTTAGTTCC TCGCCTGAACGGCATCGCAAGTGGTGTGACGACGGTCGTCAAAGACTGCGTCATAGACCGCCTCTGCCGCCGACCCTCTCACGAAGACGCCGACCATCAGAACAGTAGACTGTTCGATCCCAAGTATTTTGAACCTAG AGAGCGCCACCTCCGTGGCGTGCGACTGATGTGGAACAAAGGTGAGCCAGTGCCGCTGAAAACCGTGTGGAACCCCTTCAGCCAAGATGTGCCGTTCCTCACCTACGCCTCACACCCTATCTTCTGGCATAAAG AGGGAACAGCCGAAGAAAAATCAACATACGACATGGAAACTTTCGCCCTCAAACTGCAAAGGGCTATAGAGAACATGACATCTTCAGCTTGCTGCATACACCACTCCCCTATAGTCATACAAAGCTACGTGGGAGTCACCTCTCTCCTACACAACAAGACTGGTATGGGCTTCTTCAAGGTCAGGGGCAAATTCAGCTTCTAA
- the LOC124631309 gene encoding tumor protein p63-regulated gene 1-like protein isoform X4 encodes MSDLLDEDLEFRGGTLQLSTDTSVADVSESNRNNTHDNTARRKPPTGVNPSVLSGANSLTSSTSSFADARGPEEQANSAAAPPDDNQAVFPRYDVPFDKENIKDFFTFRKGVVDTAIQECITALLFPEDGEYLGSWLLTEITLWDNEKERIVLLTSRLVMTIKYDFIAMKQLDFKKTYLDDLDTIVIGELVYPPSSLVPERHLRGVRLMWNKGEPVPLKTVWNPFSQDVPFLTYASHPIFWHKEGTAEEKSTYDMETFALKLQRAIENMTSSACCIHHSPIVIQSYVGVTSLLHNKTGMGFFKVRGKFSF; translated from the exons ATGAGTGATTTATTGGATGAAGACTTGGAGTTCCGCGGCGGTACCTTGCAGCTGTCGACGGACACGAGCGTGGCCGATGTTTCTGAAAGTAATCGTAATAATACTCACGATAATACAGCGAGAAGGAAACCCCCGACTGGTGTTAATCCCTCAGTGTTGTCTGGTGCAAATTCCTTGACCTCCTCCACATCTTCCTTTGCCG ATGCCAGAGGTCCCGAGGAGCAGGCAAACTCAGCAGCGGCTCCACCCGATGACAACCAGGCAGTATTTCCTCGTTACGATGTCCCATTTGACAAAGAGAATATCAAAGACTTCTTTACCTTCCGTAAAGGAGTTGTGGACACAGCTATTCAGGAGTGTATCACGGCACTCTTATTCCCCGAGGATGGAGAGTACTTAGGATCCTGGTTGTTGACAGA GATAACTCTATGGGACAATGAAAAGGAGAGGATTGTGCTTCTCACATCAAGATTGGTGATGACGATCAAATATGACTTCATTGCCATGAAGCAGCTGGACTTCAAGAAGACGTACTTGGATGACCTGGATACTATCGTTATCGGGGAGCTGGTTTATCCTCCATCATCCTTAGTTCC AGAGCGCCACCTCCGTGGCGTGCGACTGATGTGGAACAAAGGTGAGCCAGTGCCGCTGAAAACCGTGTGGAACCCCTTCAGCCAAGATGTGCCGTTCCTCACCTACGCCTCACACCCTATCTTCTGGCATAAAG AGGGAACAGCCGAAGAAAAATCAACATACGACATGGAAACTTTCGCCCTCAAACTGCAAAGGGCTATAGAGAACATGACATCTTCAGCTTGCTGCATACACCACTCCCCTATAGTCATACAAAGCTACGTGGGAGTCACCTCTCTCCTACACAACAAGACTGGTATGGGCTTCTTCAAGGTCAGGGGCAAATTCAGCTTCTAA
- the LOC124631309 gene encoding tumor protein p63-regulated gene 1-like protein isoform X2: MSDLLDEDLEFRGGTLQLSTDTSVADVSESNRNNTHDNTARRKPPTGVNPSVLSGANSLTSSTSSFADARGPEEQANSAAAPPDDNQAVFPRYDVPFDKENIKDFFTFRKGVVDTAIQECITALLFPEDGEYLGSWLLTEITLWDNEKERIVLLTSRLVMTIKYDFIAMKQLDFKKTYLDDLDTIVIGELVYPPSSLVPRLNGIASGVTTVVKDCVIDRLCRRPSHEDADHQNSRLERHLRGVRLMWNKGEPVPLKTVWNPFSQDVPFLTYASHPIFWHKEGTAEEKSTYDMETFALKLQRAIENMTSSACCIHHSPIVIQSYVGVTSLLHNKTGMGFFKVRGKFSF, translated from the exons ATGAGTGATTTATTGGATGAAGACTTGGAGTTCCGCGGCGGTACCTTGCAGCTGTCGACGGACACGAGCGTGGCCGATGTTTCTGAAAGTAATCGTAATAATACTCACGATAATACAGCGAGAAGGAAACCCCCGACTGGTGTTAATCCCTCAGTGTTGTCTGGTGCAAATTCCTTGACCTCCTCCACATCTTCCTTTGCCG ATGCCAGAGGTCCCGAGGAGCAGGCAAACTCAGCAGCGGCTCCACCCGATGACAACCAGGCAGTATTTCCTCGTTACGATGTCCCATTTGACAAAGAGAATATCAAAGACTTCTTTACCTTCCGTAAAGGAGTTGTGGACACAGCTATTCAGGAGTGTATCACGGCACTCTTATTCCCCGAGGATGGAGAGTACTTAGGATCCTGGTTGTTGACAGA GATAACTCTATGGGACAATGAAAAGGAGAGGATTGTGCTTCTCACATCAAGATTGGTGATGACGATCAAATATGACTTCATTGCCATGAAGCAGCTGGACTTCAAGAAGACGTACTTGGATGACCTGGATACTATCGTTATCGGGGAGCTGGTTTATCCTCCATCATCCTTAGTTCC TCGCCTGAACGGCATCGCAAGTGGTGTGACGACGGTCGTCAAAGACTGCGTCATAGACCGCCTCTGCCGCCGACCCTCTCACGAAGACGCCGACCATCAGAACAGTAGACT AGAGCGCCACCTCCGTGGCGTGCGACTGATGTGGAACAAAGGTGAGCCAGTGCCGCTGAAAACCGTGTGGAACCCCTTCAGCCAAGATGTGCCGTTCCTCACCTACGCCTCACACCCTATCTTCTGGCATAAAG AGGGAACAGCCGAAGAAAAATCAACATACGACATGGAAACTTTCGCCCTCAAACTGCAAAGGGCTATAGAGAACATGACATCTTCAGCTTGCTGCATACACCACTCCCCTATAGTCATACAAAGCTACGTGGGAGTCACCTCTCTCCTACACAACAAGACTGGTATGGGCTTCTTCAAGGTCAGGGGCAAATTCAGCTTCTAA
- the LOC124631322 gene encoding uncharacterized protein LOC124631322 isoform X3 has product MELRRHRTGGTSFLTFWIFLLQMLGSARRGAEGHGRLMDPPARNSMWRFGFPNPVNYNDNELFCGGYAVQWEQNEGKCGVCGDAHHMPEPRPHEAGGMYGKGIVTRHYSVGQEIEVEVELTANHLGTFVMKLCPNNNPKQEATQECFDRFPLYVSETREDRFLIPLDTAKKEIFRYRVRLPPYITCTQCVLQWTYYTGNMWGVCANGTEAVGCGRSETFRNCADVSVVTSTGGLPPAFAGDLRRDYPFLLYYRDYNMPRNVYPLVVRDQVCVPSKAFRKLPGMLSWCQTNCLRYPPNCPEELCTCPQVCEAIGELEGREGADVYCMDQCIVYPPHCPANRCSCY; this is encoded by the exons aTGGAGTTAAGGCGACACAGAACGGGCGGCACTTCTTTCCTCACATTCTGGATATTCTTGCTACAG ATGTTAGGTAGCGCGCGCCGTGGTGCCGAAGGTCACGGGCGGTTGATGGACCCACCAGCTCGCAACTCCATGTGGCGGTTCGGTTTCCCCAATCCCGTCAATTATAATGACAACGAGCTCTTCTGCGGGGGATATGCTG TCCAGTGGGAGCAGAACGAAGGTAAATGCGGGGTATGTGGAGACGCCCACCACATGCCCGAGCCTCGGCCCCACGAAGCTGGTGGTATGTACGGGAAAGGTATTGTCACCAGGCATTACAGTGTCGGCCAG GAAATCGAAGTAGAAGTGGAGTTGACTGCAAACCATCTCGGGACGTTCGTAATGAAGTTGTGCCCAAACAATAATCCCAAGCAAGAAGCCACCCAGGAATGCTTTGACAG ATTCCCATTGTATGTATCGGAAACGAGAGAAGATAGGTTCCTCATCCCATTGGACACTGCCAAGAAAGAGATCTTCAGGTATCGGGTGCGGTTGCCTCCTTACATCACATGCACGCAGTGTGTGCTACAGTGGACTTATTATACTG GAAATATGTGGGGAGTGTGTGCCAATGGCACAGAGGCAGTTGGATGTGGTCGCTCAGAGACATTTAGGAACTGCGCTGATGTCAGCGTGGTGACCAGCACCGGTGGTCTTCCTCCTGCCTTCGCTGGAGACCTCAGGAGGGACTATCCCTTCTTACTGTACTACAGGGACTATAACATGCCCAGAAATGTCTACCCTCTCGTCGTCAG GGACCAAGTATGTGTGCCGAGTAAAGCCTTCAGAAAGCTCCCTGGTATGCTGAGCTGGTGCCAGACGAACTGTCTGCGGTACCCGCCCAACTGTCCTGAAGAGTTGTGTACTTGCCC GCAAGTGTGCGAAGCTATCGGCGAGCTGGAAGGTCGCGAGGGAGCTGACGTTTACTGCATGGACCAGTGCATCGTGTACCCCCCACATTGTCCCGCAAACCGGTGCAGCTGCTACTAG